CAAGGTCAGCCGCCGCTATCGTGGCGTCGAGTATCTTCGCGGATGTAACCGTGCCCGTGGCAATCGTCGGGTTGGGATAGGTACCGGTCAAGTCCCCACCCGCTGTCTGCGCTTCGTTCACGTATCTCGTGTCTCCCCAGGTCGAGTCAAACCTCACCGTGCCCGAGTCGGTAATCGGGTTCGGTGAGCAGACTACACCCGTGGCCTGCACCACCTTCCGCACTGTTCCGCTGCCGCCGCCGCTGCCCGCGCTGTCGTTGGCCGGCGACCAGTTCGAGCCGTTCCATTTGATGACCTGCCCGGTCGCCGCACCGGTGCGCGCAAGCTTGGCCATCGTCACGGCCGTATCCTTCAGTTTGCCCGTGGTTATAGTCGTGTCCCGGATGTCGGCCGAGATCACCGTGCCATCGACTATCATCTCACCGGTAACCGAATTCGCCTGGTTGGTCCGCACGAAGCCCGTGGTGTCTTTGCCCTGCAGTGTCTTGGCGTTCGAGAGGGCGGTCGTGTCCTTGCCCTGCAATAGGTCCGCGCTGGCCGCCCGCCCGGACAGGTACGCGAATGCCGCGCTGCCAATCCGGATGCGCGGCGTCAGTTCCGCCCCGCCCGACACCGTCATCGCCAGATAGGCCGTACCGGCACTGGGCACTGAATCTAGCGGTGTCACTGACCCGAGCAGGACACTGAAGAGTCCGCTCTTGGTCGTCACGGTCTGGCTCTCGGACCAGAACGGCGAGCCGCTCGTCGGTATCGTGTATAACAGGAACATGATCGGGTAGTTCCCGTTGGCTACCGGCGCGCCCAGCGTGTCGGTCAACTTGCCCTGGTAGGAAAGCACCGGCGGAATCGTTATCGACTCCGTCCCGACCGTCGTTGCTCGGGGCTTGGGGCCTATGGTTTGCGGCTTGACGCCTGCGGCTGCCCGCGGTGGAACCACCGCGTCGCTGGCCGCGAAAGCAATAACGCTGGCGACTGCCAGTAGTAGTAGCGTGACTCGCATCGGACCTCCTGTTTCTAGGACCTCTCCGGTCTGGTGGCGACGAAAAGCAGAAAGGCGCGGGACGCGCCATGATCCCGCATGCTCTAGTAATAACGCAGACAGTCCATGTGTCAAGTTGTGTGAGTCGACCATTCGCTCCAAGTGACGGACGAAATGCAGAGGCGGGCTTTCGCCCGCCTCCGCCCTGTATGCTGTTTACTGACTACTTCTGAAGCACCACCTTCTCCGTCGCACGATAACTGCCGGCGGTGAGCCGGACGAAGTAGATGCCGTTGGCAAGGCTCCGGCCACGGTCGTCGGTGCCGCTCCACATCACGCTGTACGCTCCGCGCTTCATGCTCGATGCACATAGCGTTCGCACCACGCGGCCGGTCAGGTCATGCACCTGCAACAGCGTCTGGCGTTGAGCGTCAAGCGTATAGTGGATAGTGACGCTGCGGACAGCGGGAGTCGGGAATGGGGAGTAGAGATGCGTCTTTAACGGTCCCTGGCCCGGCGAGTACGCCTGCTCGCGCACTCCGGTCGCGAGCTCGGGCTGCCAGTACCCGATGAGCGCCCAGTAACTGGAACCGGTCAGTTGCCCGGCTGCAGTCTGACCTACAGTGGAGCCGCACTTGTAGCTCGTCCCGGCCATGTCCCCGCCGCCGATGCCGTTCACGCACCAGTCGCACTTGTATGTCTGGGCAAGGGACAGCGACAAACCACCAAGGATGCAAAGAATGCCAAGTGCCAGACCGACTGTCTTGTTCATGGTCGTCTCCTCGTTAGCAGGCCTCGGCTACTTCCGGCCCGGCACCGGCTGGGGCGGCTGAGTCGCAGTCGCGCTGTGGACCTCCGCCGGTCGTGGCTGAGTCACAGTCGCAGTCGCAGTCTTGCCTTCCACAGTGGCTGGTTTCTCGCCCGCTACGGTCGGCTGCGGCCCGGGCGCTTCCGGCAGACGCACGTTCTCGTTTCCCTTCCACTTGGCCAGCACGCGCCATGAGAAATGGGCATTGCTCGTCCCGCCCTGCAGTTCGCGCACCTCGAACCCAGTCAGGTCCTTGTGCACATAGACGCCTTTGCAGTCGTCCTCAAGCTGGACAAAGACCTTGAGCGGGTGCTCGGCGTTCACCGTGACGCAGTCGGAGAAGAGCTTCTCCAAGTTGACGCGGCATTGACCGTTGGCCAGTTGCCCTTCGCCGCAGTCCTCGAAGTAGGCCTCGGGCATCTCGGGTGCGAACAGCGTCTTCTTGCCCTCGCGCGTGCCCATTATCGTGCTGACCGTGCCGCCGCCGACGATCTTGTAGTTGGTGCCGTTGTAGTAAGCGACGTACGCGTAGGAGCCATAGGCGTTCGAGAAGTAGCCACCACACCCACCTGACCCGGTGTTGGTCGCGTGGCCGTACACACCGAAGTTGGTCCCGGTACCCGCGACTCCGCTGCCGCCGCTGAGGGTGGAATTGGTGGCGTTGTTGCCGACGCCCGCCATCCCCGTGCCGTTCGCGTTGGTGTTGATGCCGTATGAGCCGAGCCCGCTACCGCTGGCGACTTCTCCGTAGAGTCCGTAGACGGCACCGCTCGTGTTCGTGGCCGTGCCGTACCCTCCGCAAGTCGTGCCAGCGAAGGCGCCGCCGCTGCCATCGGTGTAGGTGTAGAGCCCTGTGTTGTCGTTGCCGTTGCCAACTATCCCGGTGCCGGTGGCCCCGCGGGCCAGAACGTAGGCGCCGACACCCTGCCCATTGAAGGCACTGCCGCAACCGCTCGAGGGGATGGTCATGGAGGTTCCGCCCCCAACCGCCATGATGCCGACGCCGTTGGCGTGAGGGTTGACGGCGCGCACGGGGAAGTGCCACGTGGTACCGGCGATGCTGTCCGTCGTATAGACGCCGTCGGTCTTGGTTCCGCCAACGGCACGGACGGCAGGATAGAGGGATGTATCACTCGACCCATAGACGCCGCTCGCGTACGTACCGCCATCACCGTAGATGGCATGGGAGCCGGCCGTAGTCGCCACGCCGTGGCACTGGCCATTGACCGCGACGTCCCCGTTGAAGTACCCGGCGTAGTTTGCACTGCCGCCGCTGGCGGTTCCGAAGATGCCGTAGTTGGTGCCGGTCCCGGCCGCGCTGCCGCACACGCCGTACTTCATGCCGCTCCCGGTCGCGTAGCCGTTCACGGCGCAGTTTGTGCCGCTCCCGCCTTCGACGTCGCCGTTGACGCCTAAGTAGCTGCTGCTGCCGGTCGGCGTGACAACGCCTTCAACGCCTTTGAACCCTCCAACTCCTTTGACGCCGACGCCCCAGTAATCGGTCACGGCGTGAGTGCCGATGAGACCCGGCGCGTCGTTGGTCGTCTGGGTGTTGGTGACGCTGAAGGTATTTGATGAGGTGGCGACGCTGCCGCTGTAGGGCAGGTGAATGGTCGGGTTCGGGTACGTCCCGGTCAGGTCGCCGCCGGCAGCGCCGCTTGGCGGCACGCCGCTGATGACCACGCTGCTCGCGCTTGTGACTCGTCCTTTGGCGTCCACCGTGACCTTACCTACGTGCGACGAGTCGCCGTAGGTCCCGGCGGTGACGCCCGAGGCGACAAGCGTTGGGCTGGGATAAGTCCCGGTCAGGTCGCCGCCCGCTGCCTGCGCTTCGTTCACGTAGCGCGCATCACCCCAGGTGGAGTCATACCTCACTGTGCCGGAGTCGGTTATCGGGTTCGGTGAGCAGACTACACCCGTGGCCTGCACCACCTTCCTCACTGTTCCGCTGCCGCCGCCGCTGCCTACGCTGTCATTGCGCGGCGCCCAGGCACTACCGGTCCATTTCATCACCTGTCCCGTGGATGCTCCCATCTGCCCGAGGTCGGCCGCCGCAATCGTGCCGTCCACTATCATGGCTGATGTGACGGAGTTCGCCTGTCCGGTCCGCACAAACCCGGTCGTGTCCTTACCCTGAAGTGTCTTGGCGCTCCAGAGGGCGGTCGTATCTTTACCCTGCAATAGATCCGCGCTGGCCGCCCGGCCGGACAGGTACGCGAACGCCGCGCTGCCAATCCGGATGCGCGGGGTCAGTTCCGCCCCGCCTGACACCGTCATCGCCAGATAGGCCGTGCCGGCACTCGGCACTGAATCTAGCGGCGTCACTGACCCGAGCAGTACGCTGAAGAGCCCGCTCTTAGTCGTCACGGTCTGGCTCTCGCTCCAGAACGACGAACCACCCGAGGGCACGGTGTACAACAGGAACATGACCGGGTAATTGCCGTTGGGCACCGGCGTACCCAGCGTGTCGGTCAGCTTGCCCTGGTACGACAGCACCGGCGGAATGGTGATCGCCTCGACTCCGGAGCTTGGTGCTTGGAGCTTGAGGCCTGGGGCTTGCGGTTTGATGCTTGCGGCCTGCTTGGGCGCTACCGCCGCGCCGCTTGCGGCCCATGCGCATAGACACAGGGTCGCAATGGTGAGTACTACGGTCCTGGCATTCACTTTTCCTCCTTGCTGGACATCACAGTCCGGCTGGGGTCGGCGTTACCTGATTCGAGCCCTGTCGGCGGGCGTCTCTTGCACCCGCTGGCACTACCTTATAGCGCAAGGGACTTGACTGTCAAGCCAAACCTGCAGGCGGAGTAGTCGGCTTGGACTCACGCTCGTGTAGGATGTCCGGGGCATGCCGCTCAACTGTGCCGCCCGTCAATCGGCAGCGTCTGGTCGTCAGCCATGCCGCCGTTGACGAACAGGAGAACAGGGATGACGGTCTCCAGCCGGTGAGTCAGAGCCTGCAGCCAACGGCCGGTTGCTGTCGCCGTCTTGACCATGCTGTCAAGTCGTCCTATGATTGGCCATGAAGCCGGCTCAGTATTGGAAGCAAGATGAGAAGATGGCAGGACGGGTCGTGTGCCGTCTCTGCCCGCATGAGTGCGTGATCGCTGAGGGCAAGGCGGGGCGTTGCCTCGGCCGGAAGAACGTCGGCGGGCAGCTCGTGGCCGCGGGCTACGGCGAGATTGTCTCGATAGCCGTCGACCCGATTGAGAAGAAGCCACTCTACCATTTCCTGCCCGGAAGCGAAATCCTGTCGGTGGCAACCTACGGGTGCAATCTCCGCTGCCCGTTCTGCCAGAACGCGGAGATATCGCAGCAGGCAGCGCCGTCGCGGCATGTCGAGCCGGACGAGCTGCTGGCGCTCGCGAAGCGCCAAGGCACGCCTTCCATCGCCTACACCTATAACGAGCCCTGCATCTGGTTCGAGTACCTGATGGACGCAGGGAAGCTCATGCATGGCGCCGGAATCAGGAACGTGCTCGTGACCAACGGGATGCTCAATCCTGAGCCGCTGTCCGAATTGCTGCCGCTCGTCGCGGCGATGAACATCGACCTGAAGTCAATCCGGCCTGAGTTTTACCGCGACTATGTCCAGGGTGATATGGACACCGTGCTCAACACCATTCGGACTGCAGCCGGGGCCTGTCACGTCGAGTTGACCAACCTGCTGATACCCGGAAGGAATGATTCGCGTCAGGAAGTCGCCGAGCTTGTGGACTTCGTTGCGAGCCTTGGACGTCAAACCGTGCTCCACTTCTCGCGGTATTTCCCGCGGCACCGGGAAACCGAGCCGGCGACACCGACCGAGAAACTTGAGGAGGCAGCGGCAGTCGCGCGCA
This DNA window, taken from bacterium, encodes the following:
- a CDS encoding FlgD immunoglobulin-like domain containing protein → MNKTVGLALGILCILGGLSLSLAQTYKCDWCVNGIGGGDMAGTSYKCGSTVGQTAAGQLTGSSYWALIGYWQPELATGVREQAYSPGQGPLKTHLYSPFPTPAVRSVTIHYTLDAQRQTLLQVHDLTGRVVRTLCASSMKRGAYSVMWSGTDDRGRSLANGIYFVRLTAGSYRATEKVVLQK
- the amrS gene encoding AmmeMemoRadiSam system radical SAM enzyme; this encodes MKPAQYWKQDEKMAGRVVCRLCPHECVIAEGKAGRCLGRKNVGGQLVAAGYGEIVSIAVDPIEKKPLYHFLPGSEILSVATYGCNLRCPFCQNAEISQQAAPSRHVEPDELLALAKRQGTPSIAYTYNEPCIWFEYLMDAGKLMHGAGIRNVLVTNGMLNPEPLSELLPLVAAMNIDLKSIRPEFYRDYVQGDMDTVLNTIRTAAGACHVELTNLLIPGRNDSRQEVAELVDFVASLGRQTVLHFSRYFPRHRETEPATPTEKLEEAAAVARKKLDYVYLGNMATRPEDRDTLCPQCRNRLVERSGYAGLVIGISNGKCANCGRPADFVLA